GTGGGTGAGAAGACCACCTTTCACAGGCTCTCCGCTTTCCAACTTCTCCTGGATCTCAGATACTTTGTTGTCCACGTGGATTTGGCCTACAGCGTGATTTGATTATTAGAGCAGGATCTTTTATTCGTCAAAATCAACAGGGATATTGCCCAGATGGGAAACCTTCTTAAAATGACTGCAATAGCATTGGATCAATTTCACTAAGCAGGTAATAGGAGATCATACTGAGAATGAAATTTGGGGTACATATGCATTTCATTCCCACCTCAGCTCTTTCCTACACAAAAGAGTTATGATTTGATGCTCACTAAATCTGAAGAGGCCGTCCCAGGAACTGCAGAATTCCTCCCATGGCTTGGGGATGAGGGGTCGGAGCCACTTGGGAATAGCACCAGCATACATGGTTGTTTTGAAGGAGCTGAACATCAGGTGGAGAGCAGCAATGTATTCCTGACTCATTTTAGGGATCTGATTTTCCAGGCATCCCAGACGACATTCATACAGAATTGTTGCAACAGCTGTACAGAGGAAaccaaaattacatttacagcatttatccagagcgacttacagtcagacGTTACAGGGACTTGGTCAAAAGATGTAATGCAGTTGCTTGCAAAAGTGTCACTAGAAGTTGAAACTATCAAGGAATCTGAGACTCAGTGAAAACGTACTtttgctggtagtagcctagttggcaacacactcgcctatgaaccagaagacccaggttcaaactccgcttactaccattgtggccctgagcaagacactcaaccccgagttgctccaagcaggactgtccctgtaactactgattgtaagtcactctggattagggcgtctgataaatgacgtaaatataagtgtaaatgtacttttaagATTGTCCCGATTCAGTACTGCAACTCACCCTCCATGGCATATTTGAAGAACAGGTCGTTCACATTCATCACAGTCTGGCCATCCAACTGCTCACTGCGAAGTTCTCGAATTCGTCTAAGCAGGTCAGTCACCACAGCACTGATGTCATCTGAGAATACTGCTACATCACGGGGACGCATGATGAGCTGTCTCAACACACTGCGCATTTTCAGCCAGTCGTCTCCCTCACTACCGAGACCAGTAAGaggtgaagacaaagagaaatGCAGAGTAAGGCCTTCCTCATACAATACATGAAATGTATGTGGATTACACCATCATTTTGACAATTATTCATGCAGACCCAGAAAGATACAAAGAAACACGTGGGGCAATGGACGTACGCAGAGATAAGTCCCGTGGACCGCCCCCTCAGATCTCGATATTCTTGCCAGGACTCCATGTTGCCTCTCTGTGGAGTCACGCCCTCAGCCCTCAGCACCTGGGCCACAAGGTCACGCCCAGCAATGGACACCACCAGCTGGGGGCCAAAGCGGGACTTGAAGATCTTCCCGTACTTCTGACTGTGCTCCATCTGCAAAGATTAGGGAAGGTAagattgttttttaaatatcagtTAGAACCCTGAAGTGAAAGCAAATCTGGATTACAGGATTACTGGTTCAAAGTTAAGTGTGTTTGTGAACCCTGGTGAACATGGCCAAAGAAGTTCATCTGAGGACTACGTTGCGTGCAGCAGACATCTGGCCCCAGTACAGCCAGAACCTAAATTCCACTGAGCCCCTGAAGCAGAATCCCAAACACAAACACGGCATCAACTCAAACAAGTGCCTGTGTTTTAACCGTAGATGCGGTCTGCATTATGGATAAACCTGGGAGTAATAGCCTGTAGAGGCTTTAGCACAACTAATGCGCAGCTAAATGACTAATTAGCAGAAAAGATTAAAGCTTCTGGGGTGTGAAGATATGGATAAAATGAGCTTTAGGTTTCTTTAGGTTAAGGTTCTCAGTGTAATGATGAGTACTATGGCATGGTGACTATTATTGACCAAGATTTCCGGAGTCTACCGTTTTCCCCGCCCTTTTTTACTCTTAGCCAATGGCCAGTTACCAAAGGTGAAGTGTATGTGGTCACATGAGCCCCGcccaacacacatacatcctGATCTCTCCCTGTCCAGTGGCCGGTTCCATGAATTTTCACAACCCATAATGCATTCCATTAGCAGCGGCCATTCTTTCGTGGCAAGATCACCACATGTCATTTACCATAGTTTAAAATAGGTTTTGAAATTACAACAATGCTGTACCTGTTACTGACCTGTTTTATCTCATTTTTTGCCATCGGCAAGAACTGGGTGGAAAGGAAATTTGCTTAAGTGTTAAGAGATGGTGCAATGGCTACTGAGTCACTGGACCTCAAAGGACTCCCCAGATCCTGTTGGGAGTATGAGGGATTCACAAAAGTGAGAAGCTTTAACATGAGTGTGATCTCAAGCTTGCGCCACATTTCAGAGGCAACATCTGTACAACATCTGCTTTTGCACAACTGGATTTAATTTCCGATATTAGAGGACCTGTACAGTATATCATTGATAGACGTTGCATAGAACCTCGGTGTCGTTACATACATTAAGTTAATTGTTCACCCAATACAGCAGTGGTCAGCATAATTAATACTGGGGCAGATTTTATTGAGCCCTCGGGCTAAAGAATTTGTCTTATGTCGAGACACAACGTGGTATGTGCAatttatgttcatgtttgtgACTTCTTTAATCATGATTCAAAGGACAGACATATCTGTTAAGGTTTATGGTCAACAGTTAAGGCAGAGAGACATCAACCTCTGGTACAACACACATGAAGAAACGAAcgaatttaatatttaaaaaaaaacaaagaaagtttACCTGAATCTCATGTATCCGACTGAACCCATCTCGATAAAAGAATTCAACAAGGTTGCTGATGGCCCCGGGCCCGGGCATCTCCTTCAGGGTCTTCACAGTCCCCACCGCCACAGACTCCTCCACGTCCGGAAGAACCAGGTCCTCCAGGGCACCTTGTGGCGGTGCGGTGGTCTTGTGCAGGGCGCAGGATCGCAGGAACAGCGGCCACCGGGCATCCCTCAGGAGGCGCCTGCAGCTCTGGAGCGACATGCCGCTGGTAGGAAGGTGAAGAGCCACGGCGGAGGTGCTCCGACAGGCTCCGACACACGGGCTTTTAAACGACTCCAGGAGGGCTGTGGGAGGGGACTGGCCGCACTTGGAGTGGGTGCCAGACAGAATTTGCTGAGATTACATCACGCCGATGCGCCGCACGAGTCCGCGGAGGATGAAGAAAGTTTAGTGTCGGTCCAACACAAGGATGCGTTTGTTGATCACGTGGAAGTCCTCTTGACCACGGATCAGATGggggaaaacacattttataggCTAACCAATTTTAAGAACCGATACCCGTAAAAAGTCTAATTACAAGAACTACACAAAAAAGGAATAAGCGCAACAGATTGGTGTTTTGCAGAGAGGACCTGTTTAAAACACACGTGGGGTTTGTCGCAGACTTAAAGAAAAGCtctgaatgtaaaataataataataaaaaaaccgaAGCAGAAAGCGTGTGGATCCTATTATTGCGGGACTGTCTCCACACGTGTATCTTCGACTTTATAATTCCGATGTCTGCCTTCCGTTACCATCCGTGTGGGCTGTTGATCCGAATTCACTTCACCTCCGTTCACACCCGCCGTTCGAATGCGGCTCCACGGGCGTCCCGAGTGGCCACTTGTGACGGGGTGTCACCTCCCCGTCCTCTAATAAACACGCGTGTCATCTCCATTTGCAAAGAGTCTGGACTTCTGGAGAAAAAGCGTCATTTTTTTACTTAGATGGGTGTCTGATTAACACATCCAAACCTGTTATCGACCATAGGCTCTGCATCAaatttatgaaaacatttatGATAAGAATAAAGTGTAGTTTATTACCAAAACATGTGATTTATGAAGCCTCTTTTCTGCCTAATTTCTTATGTCAGCCGTGCTGCTAATggccttcatttattttcatatattatAGCAAATGGAGTTTCCCATCAGTAAATCTAACTTTGATGGACCTTTTATATGGTCAGAACTtaccatacattttttaaaataattttttgtagaCTGTGTCACGTGTATCACCATGAATCAATAGTATCAGATCTCACTtgttcttaaatgtaaatgtctttgcaGGATGTACAGCAGTCATTCGTCTGGTTTATGCCTTAAGCGCATAATGTAGCTCACCAACGTTCTTAGTTAAATGGGTAAATGAGGCAGCACTAATAAGGTcgcaacactgtgtgtgttcatttaaatgtggctggtagtagcctagtgtgtaacacactcgcctatgaaccagaagacccgggttcgaatcccacttactaccattgtgtccctgagcaagacacttaaccctaagttgctccagggagactgtccctgtaactactgattgtaagtcactctggataagggtgtctgataaatgctgtaaatgtacagccACTGTAGCACAGGGTGACCAGATTTATTTGGCCTGTTGATCTACTTCCCCACCTATCCCATAGGACTCCATTCAAACAGGATGTCCTCTGATCTTCCCATGGGTGTTGAGGTGGGAAGAAAAGGGCTGATGATAACCTGCGGCGTCACTATAGTGGGGGGGCTCCTGAAACCTGGATGGCGAGCACAGGGCTCCACAGAGATTGCTGGatttttttgcactttactGGGACTTCCCTTGAAGACCCCACAATTATTACAAATTTTCTGCAGAATTTCAAAATCTCCACCTTTAAGCACCTCTCTGCTGGACTGTCCCAATAATTGTGGGAGTTGGTGTTGGATTGCAGTGAGTCAAGCCCCTGCAGAGGAAACTCTTAAGAACTTCTGCCAAATGAAATTGAGAGCAAAAAGTCAAAGTTTACAAATATGATACTGTGCAGAAAGGAAATTTTATTGCCTAATGTTTGATGTGAAACATAAAAGTGATAGCTCATACACTTCAGAAGATCTGTGATCAAATACATTCCACACCAACTTGACCAGTGATGTGAGTGATCACATCATAATGTTTCTTGGTGGTTATTTACACTTGTATTTAGTTCTTTTCACCTGTGATCACATGCTGTAAAACAGACTAAAACCAAACATAATATTTCAGATTGTGACATTCTCTAGAATTTCTGTCTGTGCTGTTATGcaatttaatatgtttttatttcatatttaaggCTTTTCTCTTCCTTGTTTTCTCTTtcttgtattacatttacatttacaacatttatcagatgctcttatacagagcgacttgtaatcagtagttacagggccagtcctgcctggggacactcggggttatgtgtcctgctcaggcacacaatggtactaaatggtatttgaacctggctcttctggttcataggcaagtgttacacactaggctactaccacccttctaaAGCGATTGtttagtcattgtgatacacagcaagtacagcacacagaccacacaacgaaata
This genomic stretch from Denticeps clupeoides chromosome 5, fDenClu1.1, whole genome shotgun sequence harbors:
- the cyp27c1 gene encoding cytochrome P450 27C1, whose amino-acid sequence is MSLQSCRRLLRDARWPLFLRSCALHKTTAPPQGALEDLVLPDVEESVAVGTVKTLKEMPGPGAISNLVEFFYRDGFSRIHEIQMEHSQKYGKIFKSRFGPQLVVSIAGRDLVAQVLRAEGVTPQRGNMESWQEYRDLRGRSTGLISAEGDDWLKMRSVLRQLIMRPRDVAVFSDDISAVVTDLLRRIRELRSEQLDGQTVMNVNDLFFKYAMEAVATILYECRLGCLENQIPKMSQEYIAALHLMFSSFKTTMYAGAIPKWLRPLIPKPWEEFCSSWDGLFRFSQIHVDNKVSEIQEKLESGEPVKGGLLTHMLVTKELNKEEIIANMTEMLLAGVDTTSFTLTWSTYLLARHQEVQQQVYEEVTQTLGGRVPTADDVPHMPLIRGLVKETLRLFPVLPGNGRVTQDDLIVGGYLIPKGTQLALCHYSTSMDEDNFPRAEEFRPDRWIRKDQSDRVDNFGSIPFGYGIRSCIGRRIAELEMHLALTQLIQNFHIDVPPITEEVPAKTHGLLCPGAPVNLKFVARQ